The following proteins come from a genomic window of Peptoniphilus equinus:
- a CDS encoding DegV family protein encodes MSIKIVIDSGTDLNPHIIETCEIDVLPIDISTDEAVYSADEISIDEMFARQRAGETFRTAQVSQYIYETAFENYAKAGDEVIYLALSSGLSATCASAMKVAETVNAKYNGKIHVYDTLLATFATGYMAWRACALAKEGKSYEDIKKTLDFIRDHATAYFSVRSLEFLQRGGRVSKTEAIVGGLLNIRPMLQITKDDGSLRVIDKARGDKAMMKKFVELFDPKALPCPVIISYGDDDTYAKKLKAHMMEAYHIPEEDIHFIQVGRIVGAHVGPEFLGLLSFDGKEEDYV; translated from the coding sequence ATGAGTATAAAAATTGTGATTGACAGCGGGACGGATCTGAACCCGCACATTATTGAAACCTGTGAGATAGACGTGCTGCCTATTGATATCTCCACCGATGAGGCGGTGTACAGTGCGGACGAGATCAGCATCGATGAGATGTTTGCGCGGCAACGGGCGGGGGAAACCTTCCGTACGGCTCAGGTCTCTCAATACATCTATGAAACCGCTTTTGAGAACTATGCCAAAGCCGGGGACGAGGTTATCTATTTGGCCTTATCCAGCGGTCTGAGTGCCACGTGCGCCTCGGCCATGAAAGTGGCGGAGACCGTCAATGCCAAGTACAACGGGAAGATTCACGTCTATGATACGTTGCTTGCGACTTTCGCAACAGGTTATATGGCTTGGCGTGCGTGCGCTCTCGCCAAAGAAGGCAAGTCCTATGAAGACATTAAAAAGACGCTGGACTTTATTCGAGATCATGCCACCGCCTATTTTTCTGTGCGCAGCTTAGAGTTTCTCCAGCGAGGCGGGCGAGTCTCCAAGACTGAAGCCATTGTTGGAGGACTGTTAAATATTCGTCCCATGCTTCAAATCACCAAAGACGACGGCTCCTTACGGGTCATTGACAAAGCTCGCGGCGACAAAGCCATGATGAAAAAATTTGTGGAGCTCTTTGATCCGAAAGCCTTGCCTTGCCCTGTGATTATCAGCTACGGCGACGATGATACCTATGCGAAAAAACTCAAAGCCCACATGATGGAAGCTTACCACATCCCTGAAGAGGACATCCATTTTATTCAAGTGGGACGGATCGTCGGCGCTCATGTGGGTCCGGAATTTTTAGGCTTGCTTTCCTTTGATGGGAAAGAGGAAGACTATGTATAA
- a CDS encoding sodium-dependent transporter, translating into MKKNEGFSSIWGFILVAIGLALGIGSLWRFPYVVGANGGAIFILLYVAIIIIIGIPLMTCEVAIGFHAQHTAIDAYKTIAPKSKFYLAGYVHLFAAILILGYTAPIYSWIFKYLVVGFEGSLMGLDNAGVVAFFDAFNGNKSQVFLFFMFNLALNIGVLIFGVQKGVERISKVLLPLLFIIMAAVIISVLRLDGAMEGVKFLFLPDPAKFSFNGLLTCLGQAFFALGLGMLGSMVFGSYIKDPDENIFKSSSMICISLIVAGVLAGLMVLPMVFATDLEVAEGVTLSFLTLPNAFNVVPGGGFLAILFYLGFYIAAFTSSVGVYEAIVGLLMEKFNLNRMPAILISAVPIVAIAYFSIHNDALFSFLDVLESNYVLVVSCLAICIFSGYVWGIDNVIDASNIKSPGVKAWMRVSIKYITPLAIVLIFLTQFIA; encoded by the coding sequence TTGAAAAAAAATGAAGGTTTCAGCTCCATCTGGGGATTTATTCTCGTGGCTATCGGCCTCGCCCTGGGCATTGGCTCACTGTGGCGCTTTCCCTATGTCGTCGGCGCAAACGGCGGCGCGATTTTTATTTTGCTCTACGTCGCTATCATCATTATAATCGGTATTCCGCTTATGACCTGTGAAGTCGCCATCGGCTTTCATGCACAGCACACCGCTATCGATGCCTACAAGACGATTGCACCCAAGTCCAAGTTCTACCTGGCAGGGTATGTCCACCTGTTTGCCGCGATACTGATCTTAGGGTACACCGCGCCCATCTATTCGTGGATTTTTAAATACTTGGTCGTGGGCTTTGAAGGCAGTCTTATGGGATTGGATAACGCCGGCGTCGTGGCGTTCTTTGATGCCTTTAACGGCAACAAGTCCCAAGTCTTTCTCTTCTTCATGTTCAATCTGGCGCTTAATATCGGCGTGTTGATCTTCGGCGTCCAAAAAGGTGTGGAGCGTATTTCAAAAGTGCTGTTACCACTGCTCTTTATCATTATGGCGGCGGTCATTATCTCCGTGCTCCGTTTGGACGGCGCTATGGAAGGTGTGAAATTTCTCTTTCTTCCTGATCCTGCCAAGTTTTCTTTTAACGGTCTGCTCACCTGCCTGGGTCAGGCGTTCTTCGCCCTGGGTCTTGGTATGCTGGGTTCCATGGTCTTCGGCTCCTATATTAAAGACCCAGATGAAAATATTTTTAAAAGTTCGTCCATGATTTGTATCTCTCTGATTGTTGCCGGCGTCCTCGCCGGTTTAATGGTGCTGCCTATGGTCTTTGCCACGGATTTGGAAGTGGCCGAAGGTGTGACGCTGAGCTTTCTCACGTTGCCGAACGCCTTTAACGTTGTGCCTGGCGGCGGCTTTCTCGCCATCCTCTTCTATCTGGGTTTCTACATTGCAGCCTTCACCTCGTCGGTAGGTGTCTACGAGGCCATCGTGGGTCTGCTCATGGAAAAGTTCAATCTAAACCGTATGCCTGCTATTCTCATCAGTGCCGTGCCCATTGTCGCTATCGCTTACTTTTCCATTCACAACGACGCCCTCTTCAGCTTTTTAGATGTCCTCGAAAGCAACTACGTCCTCGTGGTGAGCTGTCTTGCCATATGCATCTTCTCCGGTTACGTCTGGGGCATTGACAACGTCATTGACGCCTCCAACATCAAGTCGCCCGGGGTCAAGGCCTGGATGCGCGTAAGCATCAAATATATCACGCCCCTCGCCATTGTGCTGATCTTTCTCACCCAATTTATTGCATAG
- the dprA gene encoding DNA-processing protein DprA — translation MDLRDFYLYTNSLQIEAEQVQSILAHIPSVDVLFEADLSPLAPSVRAKLKTYQPEVLERLKATLERERITALTLADAAYPMALRTIENPPAALYVRGDLSLEFTCGVGIVGSRKATAYGHSVVNYIVDGLQAADVTVISGMAYGIDALAHTRALENDLPTIAVLGSGVDVIYPKANRQLYENLVVRGAVISEYAPGTPPNSFRFPRRNRIISGLSRAIVVVEAMEKSGSLITARLGAEQGREVFAVPGAINNPASFGTNRLIRDGALILSDVEDLLSVLPKRRKVEAASVELSEDEQTVVDAIAGGAASIEGLQRTLRMDIRALSGILTVLELKDILTVSGTELTLHRH, via the coding sequence ATGGATTTACGGGATTTTTATCTCTACACGAACAGCTTGCAGATTGAAGCGGAGCAGGTTCAGAGTATTTTGGCACACATTCCGTCTGTGGACGTGCTGTTTGAGGCGGACTTATCACCTCTTGCGCCGAGTGTGAGGGCGAAGCTTAAGACGTATCAGCCTGAGGTGTTGGAACGACTGAAAGCCACCTTGGAGCGAGAGCGCATTACGGCACTGACCTTAGCGGACGCGGCGTACCCTATGGCGCTTCGTACTATTGAAAATCCGCCGGCGGCACTCTATGTCAGAGGAGATTTGTCTTTGGAATTTACTTGTGGCGTGGGGATTGTCGGATCACGCAAAGCCACAGCCTATGGACACAGTGTGGTCAACTACATTGTGGACGGCCTGCAGGCGGCAGACGTCACGGTCATTTCCGGTATGGCTTACGGCATTGATGCTTTGGCCCATACTCGAGCGCTTGAGAACGACCTGCCTACCATCGCCGTACTCGGTTCAGGAGTTGATGTGATCTATCCCAAGGCCAACCGTCAGCTCTATGAGAATTTGGTAGTGCGTGGCGCTGTGATATCGGAGTATGCACCGGGCACACCGCCGAACAGCTTTCGCTTTCCTAGGCGCAACCGTATCATCTCAGGGCTCAGTCGGGCGATTGTGGTCGTGGAAGCTATGGAAAAAAGCGGGAGCCTCATCACGGCACGTCTCGGTGCGGAACAGGGGCGAGAGGTGTTTGCCGTACCGGGAGCCATCAACAATCCGGCTTCCTTTGGCACCAATCGCCTTATTCGTGACGGCGCACTTATCCTCTCCGATGTGGAGGATCTGTTAAGTGTGCTGCCGAAGCGCCGCAAGGTGGAGGCGGCTTCCGTGGAGCTGTCAGAGGATGAACAGACGGTTGTCGATGCAATTGCCGGCGGCGCCGCATCCATTGAGGGACTGCAGCGGACACTTCGCATGGATATCCGGGCGCTGTCCGGTATTCTCACCGTATTGGAACTCAAAGACATCCTCACCGTGAGCGGGACAGAACTGACATTACATCGCCATTAA
- the ylqF gene encoding ribosome biogenesis GTPase YlqF translates to MNINWYPGHMKKTVEEIQKKLKLVDFYIEILDARIPYSSQNPLLREMLKHKKGLILLNKKDLADEAMNARWAEHFSQNGNRAMLYTATKPAPEKIVSEAKLLMAEELERQRDKDVNFGPLRAMIVGIPNSGKSTFINGIVGSKSAKVGNRPGITTTHQWIKLGGDLHLLDTPGVLWPKFEDQDVGLSLAFTGAIRDEILDTETLALRLIERLQEVAPTALTTRYGVDTEGEGLAVMEAIGRRRGALLKGAEIDYTKTAGIILDEFRKGVLGRITLERPDGKL, encoded by the coding sequence ATGAATATCAATTGGTATCCCGGTCATATGAAAAAGACTGTGGAAGAGATACAGAAAAAACTGAAACTGGTGGATTTCTACATTGAAATACTCGACGCACGCATCCCTTATTCCAGTCAAAATCCTTTACTGAGAGAGATGTTAAAACACAAAAAGGGTTTGATTTTGCTGAATAAAAAAGATTTGGCCGACGAGGCCATGAACGCACGCTGGGCGGAACACTTTTCTCAAAATGGCAACCGAGCCATGCTCTATACGGCCACCAAACCGGCGCCTGAGAAAATTGTGAGCGAAGCAAAGCTGCTTATGGCGGAGGAGTTGGAGCGTCAACGGGATAAAGATGTGAACTTCGGGCCGCTGCGTGCGATGATTGTAGGGATTCCCAACTCCGGAAAGTCCACCTTTATCAACGGTATCGTGGGGAGCAAGTCGGCCAAGGTGGGCAACCGTCCCGGCATTACCACCACACATCAGTGGATTAAACTGGGCGGCGACTTGCACCTGCTCGACACGCCGGGGGTGCTGTGGCCGAAATTTGAAGATCAGGATGTGGGTTTGAGTCTGGCGTTTACCGGTGCGATCCGCGATGAAATTTTGGATACCGAGACTCTGGCGCTGCGTCTTATTGAAAGGCTCCAAGAGGTGGCGCCGACTGCTTTGACGACGCGTTACGGCGTGGACACCGAGGGCGAAGGATTAGCGGTGATGGAGGCGATCGGACGGCGTCGAGGTGCGTTGTTAAAAGGAGCGGAGATTGACTATACCAAGACGGCCGGGATTATTCTCGACGAGTTTCGAAAAGGCGTCCTGGGTCGTATCACATTGGAGAGGCCGGATGGAAAACTTTGA
- a CDS encoding ribonuclease HII produces MENFESQYKALGYSHIVGIDEVGRGCLFGDVVACAVIMPESRIEGVKDSKKLSQKKREELYTLILKHAVAVGIGRADAQEIDSVNIKNATHLAMERAVNNLRDQKNRKVYTDLLLIDAETINLKVAQVPLIHGDDRCYSIACASIVAKVYRDSLCQQWDERYPGYSIAANKGYGTAIHRRALQSKGPSAMHRRSFLGKILEPKG; encoded by the coding sequence ATGGAAAACTTTGAAAGTCAATATAAAGCGCTGGGGTATTCCCACATTGTGGGGATTGATGAAGTGGGGCGAGGCTGCCTTTTCGGCGATGTGGTGGCCTGTGCGGTCATTATGCCGGAGAGCCGTATTGAAGGCGTGAAAGATTCCAAGAAGCTCAGTCAGAAGAAACGTGAAGAACTGTACACGCTGATTTTAAAACATGCCGTGGCGGTGGGGATCGGCCGGGCCGACGCTCAGGAAATCGACAGCGTGAACATTAAGAATGCCACACACCTGGCGATGGAGCGCGCGGTGAACAATCTCAGAGATCAAAAGAATCGCAAGGTCTATACGGATCTTCTGCTCATCGATGCGGAGACGATTAACCTGAAAGTTGCTCAAGTGCCGTTGATTCACGGGGACGATCGCTGTTACAGTATCGCCTGTGCATCCATTGTCGCCAAGGTCTATCGGGACAGTCTGTGTCAGCAGTGGGATGAACGCTACCCGGGTTACAGTATCGCCGCGAATAAAGGTTACGGCACTGCGATTCACCGTCGGGCGCTTCAGTCTAAGGGGCCGTCTGCCATGCATCGTCGCAGCTTTCTTGGCAAAATTTTGGAGCCGAAGGGATGA
- a CDS encoding ABC transporter permease, which produces MNTLFGIISITLLYSAPLIFTALGGVISENGGVVNIGLEGMMALGAVVGATVGFYLGNPWLAFLCGGLAGMALSLLHAVATIHFHADHVVSGIAINLIGPGLALFLCRVFFDGAAMSKSIPFENKLPQLFRDVFTPELLEKMPFMRYVQIVFQQYIIVYLAFFLVLLMWYLLYRTKLGLRIRAVGEHPQAAETLGINAYKIKYICVLASGFLAGLGGASMSLAIVSNFRETLISGQGFIALAAVIFGNWTPQGAFIACLLFGASQGLSVILGTLGIQIDTNLLAMLPYIITLLALIFFVKSSKAPAADGVPYERSH; this is translated from the coding sequence GTGAACACACTATTCGGGATTATAAGTATTACCTTGCTCTACTCTGCGCCTCTTATCTTTACCGCGTTAGGCGGCGTTATCAGTGAAAATGGCGGCGTGGTCAACATCGGTTTGGAAGGAATGATGGCTCTTGGCGCCGTGGTCGGTGCGACGGTGGGCTTTTATCTCGGCAATCCGTGGCTCGCTTTTCTCTGCGGCGGTCTGGCGGGTATGGCGCTGTCGCTCTTACACGCCGTTGCAACCATTCATTTCCATGCCGACCATGTAGTTAGCGGGATTGCCATCAACCTCATCGGACCGGGACTTGCCCTGTTCCTTTGCCGGGTGTTCTTTGACGGGGCGGCCATGAGTAAGTCCATTCCTTTTGAAAACAAATTGCCTCAGCTTTTCCGCGATGTCTTCACACCGGAGCTTCTTGAAAAGATGCCCTTTATGCGCTATGTACAGATTGTCTTTCAGCAATATATCATTGTCTATCTAGCCTTTTTCCTGGTCTTGCTGATGTGGTATCTGCTCTATCGGACGAAGCTGGGACTTCGGATTCGCGCTGTGGGAGAACATCCTCAAGCGGCAGAAACACTGGGGATCAATGCCTATAAAATCAAATACATTTGTGTGCTTGCCTCCGGCTTTTTAGCAGGTCTTGGAGGTGCCAGCATGAGTCTTGCCATCGTCTCCAACTTCCGTGAGACACTGATTTCCGGTCAAGGTTTTATCGCTCTTGCGGCAGTTATTTTCGGGAATTGGACACCACAAGGTGCCTTTATCGCCTGTCTGCTCTTCGGGGCATCTCAAGGGTTGTCGGTTATCCTGGGTACGCTGGGAATTCAAATCGACACGAACTTACTTGCCATGCTGCCGTACATCATCACGCTGCTTGCGCTCATCTTCTTTGTGAAGAGTTCGAAAGCACCGGCGGCGGACGGCGTACCTTACGAACGCAGTCACTAA
- a CDS encoding HAD hydrolase-like protein, whose product MVIVFDMDGTLVESGEGIVNSFIYAFQKMGLAVPPKRELERYIGPPLKETFKLRFGFTPDEAATALSYYREYYRQKGKFEIRPYDGITELVKQLAKTHTIALGTSKLQESAEDILAHLKLKDYFSVFSGATQDDTRDTKVKVLEYVLEQLGPTEAPIVMVGDRFYDMEGATALGLIPIGVSWGYGDEEELTASGAKAVAADVHELEAILTTLDFVASC is encoded by the coding sequence ATGGTTATTGTATTTGATATGGACGGCACCTTGGTGGAGTCCGGAGAAGGGATTGTCAACAGTTTCATCTATGCCTTTCAAAAAATGGGGCTCGCGGTACCGCCGAAGCGGGAATTGGAACGCTACATCGGTCCGCCGCTCAAAGAGACGTTTAAGCTTCGATTCGGTTTTACACCGGATGAGGCTGCCACGGCATTAAGTTACTATAGAGAGTACTACAGACAAAAGGGGAAGTTTGAAATCCGTCCTTATGACGGGATCACTGAGCTGGTCAAGCAGCTTGCAAAAACCCACACCATCGCGCTGGGAACTTCCAAACTGCAGGAGAGTGCCGAGGATATTTTAGCGCATCTGAAGCTCAAAGACTACTTTTCCGTGTTCAGCGGTGCGACACAGGACGATACCCGAGACACGAAAGTCAAAGTATTGGAGTACGTGTTGGAACAGTTGGGGCCGACGGAAGCACCTATCGTCATGGTCGGAGACCGCTTCTATGATATGGAAGGGGCAACCGCGCTCGGTCTGATTCCTATCGGAGTGAGCTGGGGGTATGGCGATGAAGAGGAGCTGACAGCTTCCGGCGCGAAAGCCGTTGCAGCTGATGTCCATGAACTGGAGGCCATTTTAACGACATTGGATTTTGTGGCGTCATGTTAG
- a CDS encoding YraN family protein: MNRKAFGDLGETVAANYLAGLGYTILDRNYRAMGTELDIIARDGAILVFVEVKSRSSVAYGHGFEAVDERKVAHIVQTSLDYIQRHGLSHMQVRYDIVEYYKNGELNHIRNAIEL; this comes from the coding sequence ATGAACCGCAAAGCTTTCGGCGACCTGGGGGAAACCGTTGCGGCGAATTATCTTGCGGGACTCGGCTATACGATTTTAGATCGCAATTACCGCGCCATGGGCACGGAACTGGACATCATCGCCAGAGACGGCGCCATTCTCGTCTTTGTAGAAGTGAAAAGCAGAAGTTCCGTAGCTTACGGTCACGGTTTTGAAGCGGTGGATGAGCGAAAGGTGGCGCACATCGTTCAGACCAGCCTCGACTACATACAGCGCCATGGACTCAGTCACATGCAGGTGAGATACGATATTGTCGAATATTATAAAAATGGCGAGCTCAATCACATCCGAAATGCCATTGAACTTTGA
- a CDS encoding YifB family Mg chelatase-like AAA ATPase, with amino-acid sequence MYSEALTCSLQGLEGDVITVESDLTNGLPKFVIVGLPDAAIKESIERVRSAIKNSGYEFPLKRITINLQPANLRKDGSQMDLAIAMSILSAGEDFSTEPYVIIGELSLDGTVNGVNGCLAMVISMRAKGYRQFIVPFENRKECSVVDDVAIFPVTSLKQAVSFVRGDDDVARFIGDYDAKPADFDVDFSDMKGQPFLKRALEIAAAGRHNLLMIGEPGSGKSMAAKRLPTILPPLSFEEAVEVTKIYSVAGLLKDASLITQPPFRAPHHTASAVSLIGGGRVPKPGEISLAHNGVLFLDELPEFSKQVIEVLRQPLEDKIITISRANASLTYPSDMQLIAAMNPCPCGYHHSKHHTCSCSQGDINRYLAKVSHPLLDRIDIHVEVEAVKYEHLSSDDVAESSGTVRERVKAARAVQSERYRREPFSCNADIREKRIAAYCKLQPSSQAIMDMAFKKYAFSARTYNKILKVARTIADLAGREAIADGDVLESIRYRSMDSKYWS; translated from the coding sequence ATGTATTCAGAAGCTTTAACCTGTTCGCTTCAAGGTCTTGAAGGGGACGTGATCACGGTGGAGTCGGACCTGACTAACGGTCTGCCTAAATTTGTCATTGTGGGATTGCCGGATGCGGCGATTAAAGAGTCCATTGAGCGCGTGCGCTCCGCCATTAAAAATTCCGGCTATGAGTTCCCCTTAAAGCGTATTACCATCAATCTGCAGCCGGCGAACCTTCGAAAAGACGGGTCGCAAATGGATCTTGCCATCGCGATGAGCATCCTCTCTGCCGGGGAAGATTTTTCCACCGAACCCTATGTCATCATCGGCGAACTTTCTTTAGACGGGACCGTCAATGGGGTGAACGGCTGTCTTGCCATGGTGATTTCCATGCGGGCAAAAGGGTATAGGCAGTTCATTGTGCCGTTTGAAAATCGCAAGGAGTGCAGTGTGGTGGACGATGTGGCGATCTTTCCGGTCACAAGCCTGAAACAGGCGGTCAGCTTTGTTCGCGGCGACGATGATGTGGCGCGGTTCATTGGGGACTACGACGCCAAGCCTGCCGACTTCGACGTGGACTTTTCCGATATGAAAGGACAGCCGTTTCTCAAGCGAGCTTTAGAAATTGCCGCCGCCGGACGGCACAATCTTTTGATGATCGGTGAGCCGGGAAGCGGCAAAAGCATGGCGGCAAAGCGACTGCCCACGATTTTACCGCCTCTGAGCTTTGAGGAAGCGGTTGAAGTGACCAAGATTTACTCCGTGGCGGGGCTGTTAAAGGACGCGTCCCTCATCACGCAGCCGCCGTTTCGTGCGCCGCACCATACCGCGTCGGCTGTGTCGCTCATCGGCGGCGGACGCGTTCCCAAACCCGGCGAAATTTCTCTTGCCCATAACGGTGTACTTTTTTTAGATGAGTTGCCGGAGTTTTCCAAACAGGTTATTGAAGTGCTGCGTCAGCCGTTGGAGGATAAGATCATCACCATTTCCCGGGCCAATGCGAGTCTGACTTATCCGTCAGATATGCAGCTGATTGCCGCCATGAATCCGTGCCCTTGTGGATATCATCACTCCAAGCACCACACGTGTAGCTGCAGTCAAGGCGATATCAATCGCTATCTGGCCAAGGTGTCCCATCCGCTGTTGGACCGTATCGACATCCATGTTGAAGTCGAAGCGGTGAAGTATGAACACCTCAGCAGTGATGATGTGGCAGAGAGCTCCGGGACTGTTCGGGAGCGTGTCAAAGCGGCACGAGCTGTCCAAAGTGAGCGCTATCGGCGCGAGCCTTTCTCCTGCAATGCGGATATTCGGGAGAAACGCATTGCCGCGTACTGCAAGTTACAGCCGTCCTCTCAAGCCATTATGGATATGGCGTTTAAAAAATATGCCTTCTCGGCCCGAACCTACAACAAGATTTTAAAAGTAGCTCGGACCATTGCGGATCTTGCCGGGCGGGAAGCGATTGCAGATGGTGATGTACTGGAGTCCATACGCTATCGCAGTATGGACAGCAAGTATTGGAGCTAA
- a CDS encoding formate/nitrite transporter family protein — protein MYKKVTETLTAAALKKRAMFQRSLIAYLVAAAIAGAFIGFGVLTMGMSGAILGELTVPVHKIFSGLIFSMALSLVIFAGGDLFTGNILTLGTGAMNHGLSWRDALTIVATSYIGNFLGAVLLSCLFLGTGFGDSAMGEIVVGLGIAKGTQTFVPLLFKGILCNVLVCLAVYCCNKMSSESGKLIMIVWCILPFVGIGFEHSVANMTVFTLSMLLSPDVTPLMALHNLVPVTIGNIIGGFLVAGGYFYLGENEGL, from the coding sequence ATGTATAAAAAAGTGACTGAAACCTTAACGGCTGCGGCGCTGAAAAAGCGAGCCATGTTTCAGCGTTCGCTGATAGCTTATCTCGTGGCTGCAGCGATAGCCGGAGCCTTTATTGGTTTCGGCGTCCTCACCATGGGCATGAGCGGCGCCATCCTAGGTGAGCTCACTGTGCCTGTGCACAAGATTTTTAGCGGTCTGATCTTTTCTATGGCCCTCTCTCTGGTTATCTTTGCAGGCGGTGACCTCTTTACCGGCAACATTTTAACCCTAGGCACCGGCGCGATGAATCACGGTCTGTCGTGGCGGGATGCCCTCACCATTGTCGCCACCTCCTATATTGGCAACTTTCTCGGCGCTGTACTGCTCAGCTGTCTTTTTTTAGGCACCGGTTTCGGCGACAGCGCCATGGGCGAGATTGTCGTCGGCCTTGGGATTGCCAAAGGGACGCAAACCTTCGTTCCTCTTCTGTTTAAGGGGATTTTGTGCAATGTCCTCGTGTGTCTTGCTGTGTACTGCTGCAATAAGATGAGCAGTGAGTCCGGCAAGCTCATCATGATTGTCTGGTGCATTCTGCCTTTTGTTGGGATCGGCTTTGAACACAGCGTGGCCAACATGACGGTCTTTACCTTGAGTATGCTGCTCTCACCGGACGTGACACCCCTCATGGCACTGCACAACTTAGTCCCTGTGACCATCGGCAATATCATCGGCGGATTTTTAGTTGCCGGAGGCTACTTTTACCTTGGGGAAAACGAAGGCCTCTAA
- a CDS encoding trimeric intracellular cation channel family protein → MPVNLPVIDTMNIVLETVGTIAFAFSGAMLGIRGNMDLMGTLVLGLTTALGGGATRDIFLGYNPPSMFRDTGYVKQAVVASLIVFIICYLRQEIISSRAMARFERAMVFFDALGLGAFTVTGMNQAIALGFREHWFLVVFCGLLTAVGGGVIRDIFADRTPTIFQEQIYASAALIGAVVYMQFFGVLPQNVLMLITAMIVVVVRMVSVYKDVGLPKIK, encoded by the coding sequence ATGCCAGTTAACTTACCGGTAATTGACACTATGAATATTGTCCTGGAAACCGTCGGCACGATTGCCTTTGCGTTTTCGGGAGCCATGCTTGGCATTCGAGGGAATATGGATTTGATGGGGACCTTGGTTTTAGGACTCACCACAGCCCTTGGGGGCGGCGCAACGCGAGATATCTTTCTCGGTTATAATCCGCCAAGTATGTTTCGGGACACCGGCTATGTCAAGCAGGCTGTTGTGGCGTCGCTCATCGTGTTCATCATCTGTTATCTGCGTCAGGAGATCATCAGCTCCCGGGCGATGGCACGATTTGAACGGGCTATGGTATTTTTCGATGCTTTAGGTCTTGGCGCATTTACCGTCACCGGGATGAATCAGGCCATTGCGCTGGGCTTTCGAGAGCACTGGTTTCTGGTGGTGTTTTGCGGCCTGCTCACCGCAGTAGGTGGCGGCGTCATTCGGGATATCTTTGCCGATCGGACGCCGACGATTTTTCAAGAACAGATTTACGCCTCGGCGGCCCTGATCGGCGCTGTGGTCTATATGCAGTTTTTCGGAGTTTTGCCCCAAAACGTCCTCATGCTCATTACCGCAATGATTGTGGTGGTAGTGCGTATGGTGTCTGTCTATAAGGACGTGGGGCTACCTAAGATAAAGTAA